A genomic region of Glycine max cultivar Williams 82 chromosome 15, Glycine_max_v4.0, whole genome shotgun sequence contains the following coding sequences:
- the LOC100789410 gene encoding isoflavone 2'-hydroxylase-like, with translation MGMLLVVVSYAVLFLVLFLGVKFVFQSRKLRNIPPGPPPLPIIGNLNLLEQPIHRFFQRMSKQYGNVVSLWFGSRLAVVISSPTAYQECFTKHDVALANRLPSLSGKYIFYNNTTVGSCSHGEHWRNLRRITALDVLSTQRVHSFSGIRSDETKRLMQRLVLAKNSNEEEFARVEISSMFNDLTYNNIMRMISGKRFYGEESEMKNVEEAREFRETVTEMLELMGLANKGDHLPFLRWFDFQNVEKRLKSISKRYDSILNKILHENRASNDRQNSMIDHLLKLQETQPQYYTDQIIKGLALAMLFGGTDSSTGTLEWSLSNLLNHPEVLKKARDELDTQVGQDRLLNESDLPKLPYLRKIILETLRLYPPAPILIPHVSSEDITIEGFNIPRDTIVIINGWGMQRDPQLWNDATCFKPERFDVEGEEKKLVAFGMGRRACPGEPMAMQSVSFTLGLLIQCFDWKRVSEEKLDMTENNWITLSRLIPLEAMCKARPLATKIGI, from the exons ATGGGAatgttgttggtggtggtgtCATACGCTGTCCTTTTCCTGGTTCTATTCCTCGGCGTGAAGTTTGTTTTCCAAAGCAGAAAATTGAGAAACATACCACCAGGTCCTCCTCCTCTTCCCATAATAGGAAACCTTAACCTCCTCGAACAGCCAATCCACCGTTTCTTCCAACGCATGTCGAAACAGTACGGCAACGTGGTTTCCCTCTGGTTCGGTTCACGTCTGGCCGTTGTCATCTCCTCTCCAACAGCATACCAAGAATGCTTCACCAAACACGACGTTGCCTTGGCCAACCGGCTACCTTCTCTCTCGGGAAAATACATCTTCTACAACAACACCACCGTAGGCTCCTGCTCCCACGGCGAGCACTGGCGCAACCTCCGCCGCATCACCGCCCTGGACGTCCTCTCCACGCAGCGCGTCCACTCCTTCTCCGGAATCCGGAGCGACGAGACGAAGCGTCTGATGCAGAGGTTGGTGCTGGCCAAGAACTCGAACGAGGAAGAGTTTGCGCGAGTGGAGATTAGTTCGATGTTCAACGACTTAACTTACAACAACATAATGAGGATGATATCGGGGAAGAGGTTTTACGGAGAGGAGAGTGAGATGAAGAACGTTGAGGAAGCGAGGGAGTTCAGAGAGACTGTGACAGAAATGTTGGAACTCATGGGCTTGGCTAACAAGGGAGATCACTTGCCTTTCCTCAGGTGGTTCGATTTTCAGAATGTGGAGAAGCGCTTGAAGAGTATCAGTAAGAGGTACGATTCCATCTTGAATAAGATCCTTCATGAGAACCGTGCCAGCAATGACCGCCAGAATTCCATGATCGATCATCTCCTCAAACTGCAAGAGACCCAGCCTCAGTACTACACTGACCAAATCATCAAAGGCCTTGCTCTg GCCATGCTTTTTGGTGGAACTGACTCATCAACTGGGACTTTAGAGTGGTCATTATCTAATTTATTGAATCACCCAGAGGTGTTGAAGAAGGCAAGAGATGAATTGGACACTCAAGTGGGACAAGACCGCTTGTTAAATGAGTCAGACCTTCCAAAACTTCCATATCTTAGGAAGATCATCCTTGAGACACTTAGGTTGTACCCCCCGGCCCCAATTCTAATACCTCATGTGTCTTCAgaagatattacaattgaaggaTTCAATATCCCACGAGACACAATTGTGATCATTAATGGTTGGGGCATGCAGAGAGATCCTCAGTTGTGGAATGATGCCACATGCTTTAAACCTGAGAGGTTTGATGTGGAAGGAGAGGAGAAAAAGTTGGTAGCATTTGGCATGGGAAGAAGGGCTTGCCCAGGAGAACCCATGGCTATGCAAAGTGTCAGCTTTACTTTGGGATTGTTGATTCAATGTTTTGACTGGAAACGAGTAAGTGAGGAAAAGCTTGATATGACAGAGAACAATTGGATCACCTTGTCAAGGTTAATTCCATTGGAGGCCATGTGCAAGGCTCGCCCACTTGCCACTAAAATtggaatttaa